Proteins from a single region of Ziziphus jujuba cultivar Dongzao chromosome 1, ASM3175591v1:
- the LOC107415070 gene encoding protein PYRICULARIA ORYZAE RESISTANCE 21-like — MGGEKQVTTMVLKVDLQCCKCYKKVKKILCKIPQIHDQVYDEKNDTVTIKVLCCSPEKIKEKIICKGGGCITSIDIIVPEKQKPKPSEKTKEPEKLKEPEKPKEQEKPKAPENPPCQRPSPPHPQVLVRIGVCCQQCYSGYPGGPCLHCHAWPPPCYKYYGYCGRPVFDSCGCGRNCYTSHCDTQGCTIM; from the exons CAAGTCACCACAATGGTGCTGAAGGTGGATCTTCAGTGCTGCAAATGCTACAAGAAGGTCAAAAAAATACTCTGTAAAATCCCTC AAATACACGACCAGGTATACGATGAGAAGAATGACACAGTCACAATCAAAGTGTTATGTTGCAGTCCtgaaaagatcaaggaaaagattATCTGCAAAGGCGGTGGCTGTATTACAAGCATCGACATCATAGTTCCTGAAAAACAGAAGCCTAAACCATCTGAAAAGACCAAAGAACCAGAAAAGCTCAAAGAACCAGAAAAGCCCAAAGAACAAGAAAAGCCTAAAGCCCCTGAGAACCCACCATGTCAGAGGCCATCTCCTCCTCATCCGCAGGTGTTAGTTCGGATCGGAGTATGTTGTCAGCAATGTTACAGTGGGTATCCTGGTGGGCCATGCCTTCACTGCCATGCTTGGCCACCACCATGTTACAAATACTATGGGTATTGTGGAAGGCCCGTCTTTGATAGCTGTGGCTGTGGAAGGAATTGCTATACGAGCCACTGTGATACCCAAGGATGCACTATCATGtag